A genome region from Triticum aestivum cultivar Chinese Spring chromosome 2B, IWGSC CS RefSeq v2.1, whole genome shotgun sequence includes the following:
- the LOC123043580 gene encoding uncharacterized protein, protein MWLFFSFSSTRPFLDAINNFRFDYITSRHYAHVVHPHFENAQSSSMHQLLRDRVLSKGLTNGIQSLDRVRLRSQSLDWAVKFHREGCENLFHKFSPKIPGGVSPILEQAATAPSKQPLPSAQTKLVLAAMGENSESIQSTLATLLTKFEAMDLRISNLGKQIEATQENVDAIRHRQAEAGATPTGSGVTEQGATSTTLPVPRLANLQPPLLGTPAEHQEGQVFTTAPPLPVEQVPGRDPPPETRQQVRPGREHVPEPRREFAAARDQDSHVKPPKHHFPRFAGENPRLWLDQALTYFNMYRVPEHHWVSTATLYLEGHAALWWQAFKQRRRLWPWDDFAMEIALEFGQGEYESHMTRILQLKQLGTVTEYKTEFESAMYNLIALDPSLNSKFFISQFVLGLKDDIRAAVRLQSPTSVTRAVCLAKIQEEELDLQRPRQRFQRHTPIQTVPAVIQPVQQAGKKATDDFGRERQLRDFRKANGLCFRCGDKYSKEHQCKKPMQLLTIQVGEHGEILTEDAVQALELLTEPTTSECCQISAHAV, encoded by the coding sequence ATGTGGTTATTCTTTTCATTCAGTTCTACAAGACCTTTCTTAGACGCAATCAACAATTTCCGATTTGATTACATAACTTCAAGACATTATGCACATGTAGTCCATCCACACTTTGAGAATGCTCAAAGCTCATCAATGCACCAACTTTTGAGAGACAGGGTACTTTCCAAGGGCCTCACAAATGGTATTCAGAGCCTAGATCGCGTCCGTCTGCGCTCTCAATCTCTTGATTGGGCTGTAAAATTCCACCGCGAAGGGTGTGAAAATTTGTTCCACAAATTTTCGCCCAAAATCCCGGGCGGGGTTAGCCCGATTTTGGAGCAAGCCGCAACGGCGCCGTCGAAGCAGCCGCTACCGTCCGCGCAGACCAAACTCGTCCTCGCTGCCATGGGGGAAAATTCCGAGAGTATTCAGTCGACGTTGGCTACCTTGCTGACCAAGTTCGAGGCCATGGATCTCAGGATTTCGAACTTGGGCAAGCAAATCGAGGCGACGCAAGAGAACGTCGACGCGATTCGTCATCGTCAGGCGGAGGCAGGCGCTACTCCGACAGGATCAGGTGTCACGGAGCAGGGCGCGACCTCCACCACTCTCCCCGTTCCGCGGCTTGCTAATCTGCAGCCGCCGTTGCTGGGGACACCGGCAGAGCATCAGGAAGGGCAGGTATTCACCACAGCACCTCCCTTGCCTGTGGAGCAAGTACCAGGTCGGGATCCACCTCCAGAAACGCGTCAACAAGTCAGGCCAGGGCGGGAGCATGTTCCAGAACCTCGTCGGGAGTTTGCAGCGGCTCGCGATCAGGACTCCCACGTCAAGCCACCCAAGCATCACTTTCCCCGATTTGCGGGTGAGAATCCGAGGTTGTGGTTGGATCAGGCACTGACCTATTTCAACATGTATCGCGTGCCTGAACATCACTGGGTCTCGACAGCAACATTATATCTGGAAGGGCATGCGGCATTGTGGTGGCAGGCGTTCAAACAGCGTCGTCGTTTGTGGCCCTGGGATGATTTTGCAATGGAGATTGCACTGGAGTTTGGCCAAGGGGAGTATGAATCACACATGACCAGAATTTTGCAACTCAAACAGCTGGGTACAGTTACTGAATACAAGACTGAGTTTGAGTCTGCAATGTATAACTTGATCGCATTGGACCCTTCCTTGAACTCGAAATTCTTCATTTCTCAGTTCGTGTTGGGTCTCAAGGATGACATTCGAGCAGCAGTGCGCTTGCAGTCTCCCACCAGTGTAACTCGTGCTGTCTGTTTGGCAAAAATCCAGGAAGAGGAGCTCGATCTGCAACGTCCTAGACAACGGTTCCAGAGACATACACCAATACAGACCGTGCCTGCTGTAATCCAACCTGTTCAGCAAGCAGGCAAGAAAGCAACAGATGATTTTGGTCGTGAGAGACAGCTACGAGATTTCAGAAAAGCAAATGGTCTATGCTTCAGGTGTGGAGATAAGTACAGCAAGGAACATCAATGTAAGAAGCCTATGCAGCTACTTACTATACAAGTTGGTGAGCATGGTGAAATTTTAACTGAAGATGCAGTGCAAGCTTTGGAATTACTAACTGAACCCACCACATCGGAGTGCTGTCAGATTTCAGCCCATGCTGTGTAA